In Spirosoma pollinicola, the genomic window TCAGTTAGTTTGGTTGGCGTTAACCCAAATTGCTTTTTGAACGCAAACGAAAAGTGCGAGAAAGATTCAAAGCCCAAACCCAGATAGATCTCTGAGGGCTTTTTGTGCGTTTCATGAAGCAGAAAATAGGCCTCCTGCAATCGTTTTTGGACTAACCATCGGCTGGGCGTTTGATTAAATAGGCGGTTGAAATCCCGTTTGAAGGCGGATAAACTACGCCCCGTCAGATAGGCAAATTGGTCGATGCTCACATTGAACTTATAGTGACGCAGCATAAATTCTTCCAGATCTATTTTCTGGGGCTTACCAAAATCAAACAGGATCCCGGCCAGTTCGGGCTGTTGCTGCAATAAAATAATCAGTAACTCTTCCTGTTTGACAGCCGTGAAGGCTTCCTCAATGTCTCCCTGATAGTAAATATGTTTTAACGAACGAATAAAATTAGGAATCAGCTTATTTTTTTTAAGCTTAATAAAGGCATCCGGCGAGGTAAACTCCATGACCGGTGG contains:
- a CDS encoding helix-turn-helix domain-containing protein; amino-acid sequence: MPSIESNTTLSEPKIFPEQYVPDHVFVYIETGSIHCYDGSKNQVLNPGEYYLFRKYQLIRYFLPKGSDGTGFIRLCLEEALLKKFWEAHRPPVMEFTSPDAFIKLKKNKLIPNFIRSLKHIYYQGDIEEAFTAVKQEELLIILLQQQPELAGILFDFGKPQKIDLEEFMLRHYKFNVSIDQFAYLTGRSLSAFKRDFNRLFNQTPSRWLVQKRLQEAYFLLHETHKKPSEIYLGLGFESFSHFSFAFKKQFGLTPTKLTERK